TCTCGACGATCGGTGCCGGGGTCGCGAAGTCCGGGTCGCCCACCGAGAGCACCGTGATGTCCTCGCCGGCGGCCTTGCGCGCCAGCGCCCGGTTGTGGATATCCCAGGCGGCGGCGCCTTCGCCGGCAATACGCTCGGTCAGGCGGGAGAATCGCATCGCCGTCATAGGCTGGCCTCCACCGCCGTCAGGGCGTCGTTGCCGTCACGGGTCTCGACGCCCTCGAGGAAGGCGGCCACGCGCTCGGGGTGGTCGGCCAGCCAGTCATGGGCCACGACGTCGAGGTCGCGTTCCTGAAGGCTGTAGGCGCTGATGAACTCGCTCTGCTCATCGGCCGAGAACACGAACTGATCGAGTAGCTGGGTGAGGTTCGGGTTGGCCTCGGCGTAGGCCTTGGAAACGATGGTCTTGACGTCGCTGCGGCCGTTGTCGGGGCCGAAGACGCCTTGCGGATCGTCGAGGATGCGGGTGTCGTATTCCGGCACCATCCAGTGCGGCGTCCAGCCGTAATACAGTACCCACTTCTGCTCTGCCACGGCGGATTTGACCATGGACAGCATGCCCGGCGTCGAGGAGGCCGCGATATCCCAGTCGCCAAGACCGTAGGTATTGGCGCTGATGGCGCCGTCGAGCATGTCGGTGACCGTGGAGCCACTCTCGATGCTGAAAATGCGGCTGTCGAAGCGCTCTGCCACGTCAGGGTCGGCCAGCTGCTCGGCACTGGTGATGCCGGCCTCATACACGTAGCCCGGTACGGCGAAGCCCATGCGGGCGCCGTTGACGTTGTTGCCAAGATCGAGGATGGCGCCAGCCTGCATGGCGGCGTCGTAGCTCTCCTGCTGCGCGGGCAGCCAGCCGGCCAGGAAAGCATCGCTGTCGCCGGTTTGCAGGGTGTTGTAGCCCACCGTCGAGCTGAGTTCCTGGATCTCGATGGTATAGCCCAGCGGCTTGATGAGCTGCGAGAAAATCTCACTCTTGACGGTCACGCCCGGCCAGGGCGGTACCACCAGGCTGAGGGTGTCGTCCCGGTCGGTGTTGGTGTCGGCGAGGGCGGGGCCGGCCAGGGCCAGGCTCGCGAGCAGGGTCAGGGTGCTGCGTGACGACTTCATGCGTAGACGTCTCCTTATCGTTGTTGTGAGCCGGCAATGCCGGCCCATGGCGGTTCGAGGCCCCGGGGCGTTAGAGCGACGCGGCCCAGGCGGCGGCATCGACCTCAATGATCAGCGGGCTTGCGGCGTCGTCGAGCCGGCCCAGGGCGTCGTGCAGGCTCGCCGGGTCGGTCACGCTGAGGTAGCGGCAGGCATAGGCCTCGGCCAGGGCACGGAAGTCTGGCGCGGCCAGGTCCACGCCCAGGTGCGGGATGTCGCTTAGCGACATGTAGCGGCGAATCTCGTCATAGCCGTCGTTGTTCCAGATCACCACGGCGACCGGCCGGCCAAGGTCGCGGGCGGTGCCGAGCTCGCCGAGCACGAACTGCAGGCCGCCATCGCCGACCAGGGCGACCACCGGCAGGTCGGGCCGTGCCGTGGCGGCGCCAAGGGCGGCGGGCAGGCCGTAGCCGAGGGTGCCGAAGCCGGTCGCGGCGTTGAACCAGCGACGCGGGGCCGGCATCGAGGCCAAGAAGTTGCCGGCATAGACCGGGCCCGTGGAATCGCCGACCACGATGGCGTCGGGCAGCGCTGCGCGCAGGGTGGCGTAGAGCGGCACATAGGGCGCGAGCTCCTGGTCGTCGGCGAGGGCCAGCGCGCCGCGCACCTCGGCGGCCCGGTCGGCACCAGTGCTGGCAGAAGCATGCTGCACAGAGGCATCGGCCGGCTGCTGACTCAACTGACTGAAAAGTCCGCGCATGGCCTGGCCGGCCTCGGCGAGCATGGCCAGGTCCGCCGCCTGGTTGCGGCCCAACTGCTGAGGGTCGATATCGACCCGGATCAGGCGGCCATCGAGCCGGAAACCGCCGTCGAATACCAGGTCGTAGTCGGTCTCGCCGATCTCGGTGCCCAGCGCCAGCACCACGTCGGCCTCGGCGGCCAGCCGCCGAGCGGCAGGCAGGCTCATGGTGGCGCCCAGATCCAGCGGGTGATCCTGACCCAATACGCCCTTGGCGTTGATGGTGGTGAAGGCCGGGGCATCGAGGCGTTCGACCAGTGCCTGAGCCGCCTCGGGAGCGGCGACGGTGCCGCCGCCGAGCAGCACCAGCGGGCGTTCGGCGTTGGCGAGCCAGTCGGCGGCCAGCGCCAGGGCCTCCGGCGCCGGGGCCGGCGGAAAGACGTGCGCCGGTGAGGGCGAGCCCTCAGGCATCGGTGTTGCCATCACATCGAGCGGGATCTCGATATGCACCGGGCCCGGGCGGGCGCTCGCGAACACCGCGAAGGCGCGAGCCAGCACTTCTGGCAGTGCCGTCGGCTCATGCAGGGTGTGGCTGAACACGCTGACGCCAGACAGCGTCTCGCCCTGATGGGGCATCTCGTGAAGCCGCCCCTGGCCGCGGCCCAGGCTGGCGCGTTGGTTGACGCTCGAGATGACGAGCATCGGCACCGAGTCGGCCAGCGCCTGGCCCATGGCGGTGGCGATGTTGGTCATGCCGGGCCCGCTGATGATGAAGCAGGCCGCCGGCTTGCCGCTGGCGCGGGCGTAGCCGTCGGCCATGAAACCGGCGCCCTGTTCATGGCGTGGCGTGATGTGGGCAAGCCCGCTGGTGCCCAGGGCGCGATACAGTTCGATGGTATGCACGCCGGGGATGCCGAAGGCAGTGTCGACGCCGTAGGCCTCGAGCAGGGCGACGAGTTGCTGGGCACAGGTCATGGCGCTGTCGCCTCCTCGCGGATCGCCGGCAGGCCGCCGAACGGGTCTCGGTTCAGCACGCGCTCGACCATCGGCACGAAGTGGTCAAGCGGCAGGGTGTCGTAGTCGGGGTCGAAGCTGGCCTGATCCCAGTCGTCGCAGAAGCGCACCGTGCGCGCATAGGCGGGATGGTCCGCAAACTGCTCGCGTGCGTGGCGATCCAGGCCGAAGAAGTGGCGGTAGTGATAACCCTGAAAGAGCTCGTGGTGGCGAATCATCCAGGTGTTCAACGGGTCGATGAACGGCTCGAGAATCCCGGCCGCGATCTCGGCATGGTTGGCCGGCGACAGGTCGTCGCCGATGTCATGCAGCAGGGCGCAGACCACCATTTCCTCGTCGGCACCGTCGCGCAGTGCTCGAGTGGCGGTCTGCAGGCTGTGTTCAAAGCGATCCACCGGATAGCCGTGAGTGTCGCCTACCAGGCGGTGAAGGTGCTCGAGCACCCGCCGCGGGGCGTCGGCCACGTAGTCGCGAAAGCGATCATCGATCAGCGCCCACTCGTCGCGGCGGGCTTCACCGAAATGCCGGAAGCTGGCCTTTATCATGCGGCCTCCTCGGCGCTGGCCAGCTGCTGGCGCAGCACCAGACGGCGGCTGGCGGTGCTGTCGCGATCCACGTAGCCCTGGCGCAGGTGGCGCACGCCGCCGGCCAGCTCGAAGGCGCGACGACCGTGCAGCAGGCGGTAGTTGTCCATGATCAGCATCTGGCCCGGATCGAGCTTGAGGTTCAGGGTCAGCTCGTCGGAGGTGATCAGCTGGTAGAAGGCCTGACGGGCGGCGTAGTAGCGCGCCAGTTCCTCGGCGGGCAGTGCCTCGACGCGCTCGGTACGATTGCTGTAGCGCACGCGGAAAATGCGCCCCTGGCTGTCGAGTTCGATCAGCGGTCCCTCGCTCTCAAGCCAGGTGGTCGCGTCGCGGTAGCGGAAGCCCGGCGAAACCCGGGTCAGGCAGTCGAAGGCCGCCGGGTCGCGCTCACGAAGCAGCTGGGCCGCCCGGTAGCCGTCGGCCAGGGTGCTGTCGCCGCCGTCGGCGGCATTGGTCAGGCAGTGCAGCCAGATATAGCCGGGAATCGGATCGCGATAGGGGTTGTCGGTATGCGGTTCCAGGCCGCGCTGGGTCATGGTCAGGTCATAGGCATTGGCCACCGATTTGACGTCGGCAATGCCGCCCCAGTTGGTGCGGCGCAGCGGCCCGACACGCTCCATCAGCGCCTGCATGCCATCCTCTTCGGTGGGCACACCGGAGACCACGACGAAGCCGTTGCGATGCAGCCCCTCGAGCATCTCGAGCAGGGCGGCATCGTCGTCGATGGCGGCGGCGAAGTCAGCATGGTGCGGCTTGGCCCGTTGCGCGTCCCACAGCAGGCGTCCCGGGGCGACGAGGTCATCGGCGCTGGCGCGGTCACTGCCTTGGCGACTGTCACCGAGCAGCGCGTCCAGCGGGAAGTGAACGTGGTGACCATCGCTGAAGCACAGGGCCAGGGCATCGTCGACCAGCTCAGCGCGCTCCAGGGCCAGGTCGAGCGGCAGCTCGGCGGCCTCGATCAGCCGCTGGCCGGTGAGAGGGTCCAGCGTCTCGGCATCGGGCGCCCGTTCTCGCAGCCATAGGGCCGCGAATTCGCGGGGCTGTGCGTCGATGTCGAGGAGCAGGCGCTGTCCGTCGGCGGACAGCGTTGCCTTGGCGCTTGTGGTCATGGCGATGAATCTCCGGGTAATGCTGAGAGCCTGTTCCTGAGGCTCCTGGGGCGATGTGCTGTACAGGTGTGCTGTGGCAGATGCGCTGAGGCGTCATTAGCTCCGTGGCCAGCGGCACCGATGACGCGACTCGCTTTACCCTAGCGGCAGACCGGCCATAGAATTGAACTAAATTAGCCATAAGGTTGATATTTTTGGTCAATATGAATGACTACTCAGAGGCTTGGCCGTATCCGCGTCCGGATTCGCCGCCGCTGCTCTCGCCCGAGCAGGCCGAGCAAACCCTGGACGTCTGGCTGGTCCCCAAGTTCTCGATGTTGACGCTGTTCTGCATGCTGGAGCCGCTGCGCGTCGCCAACCGTTTTGGTCGAGATCTCTTTGCCTGGCGACTGCGCTCGATGGATGGCCAAGGCGTGGTGGCGAGCAACGGCGTCTGCATCGAGGTAAACGGCGATCTGGCCTCGGTGCCTGACGATGCCCACCTGATGGTGGTGTCGTCCT
Above is a window of Halomonas sp. I5-271120 DNA encoding:
- a CDS encoding glycine betaine ABC transporter substrate-binding protein is translated as MKSSRSTLTLLASLALAGPALADTNTDRDDTLSLVVPPWPGVTVKSEIFSQLIKPLGYTIEIQELSSTVGYNTLQTGDSDAFLAGWLPAQQESYDAAMQAGAILDLGNNVNGARMGFAVPGYVYEAGITSAEQLADPDVAERFDSRIFSIESGSTVTDMLDGAISANTYGLGDWDIAASSTPGMLSMVKSAVAEQKWVLYYGWTPHWMVPEYDTRILDDPQGVFGPDNGRSDVKTIVSKAYAEANPNLTQLLDQFVFSADEQSEFISAYSLQERDLDVVAHDWLADHPERVAAFLEGVETRDGNDALTAVEASL
- a CDS encoding 5-guanidino-2-oxopentanoate decarboxylase — translated: MTCAQQLVALLEAYGVDTAFGIPGVHTIELYRALGTSGLAHITPRHEQGAGFMADGYARASGKPAACFIISGPGMTNIATAMGQALADSVPMLVISSVNQRASLGRGQGRLHEMPHQGETLSGVSVFSHTLHEPTALPEVLARAFAVFASARPGPVHIEIPLDVMATPMPEGSPSPAHVFPPAPAPEALALAADWLANAERPLVLLGGGTVAAPEAAQALVERLDAPAFTTINAKGVLGQDHPLDLGATMSLPAARRLAAEADVVLALGTEIGETDYDLVFDGGFRLDGRLIRVDIDPQQLGRNQAADLAMLAEAGQAMRGLFSQLSQQPADASVQHASASTGADRAAEVRGALALADDQELAPYVPLYATLRAALPDAIVVGDSTGPVYAGNFLASMPAPRRWFNAATGFGTLGYGLPAALGAATARPDLPVVALVGDGGLQFVLGELGTARDLGRPVAVVIWNNDGYDEIRRYMSLSDIPHLGVDLAAPDFRALAEAYACRYLSVTDPASLHDALGRLDDAASPLIIEVDAAAWAASL
- a CDS encoding HD domain-containing protein, which gives rise to MIKASFRHFGEARRDEWALIDDRFRDYVADAPRRVLEHLHRLVGDTHGYPVDRFEHSLQTATRALRDGADEEMVVCALLHDIGDDLSPANHAEIAAGILEPFIDPLNTWMIRHHELFQGYHYRHFFGLDRHAREQFADHPAYARTVRFCDDWDQASFDPDYDTLPLDHFVPMVERVLNRDPFGGLPAIREEATAP
- a CDS encoding TauD/TfdA family dioxygenase is translated as MTTSAKATLSADGQRLLLDIDAQPREFAALWLRERAPDAETLDPLTGQRLIEAAELPLDLALERAELVDDALALCFSDGHHVHFPLDALLGDSRQGSDRASADDLVAPGRLLWDAQRAKPHHADFAAAIDDDAALLEMLEGLHRNGFVVVSGVPTEEDGMQALMERVGPLRRTNWGGIADVKSVANAYDLTMTQRGLEPHTDNPYRDPIPGYIWLHCLTNAADGGDSTLADGYRAAQLLRERDPAAFDCLTRVSPGFRYRDATTWLESEGPLIELDSQGRIFRVRYSNRTERVEALPAEELARYYAARQAFYQLITSDELTLNLKLDPGQMLIMDNYRLLHGRRAFELAGGVRHLRQGYVDRDSTASRRLVLRQQLASAEEAA